Proteins co-encoded in one Salvia splendens isolate huo1 chromosome 4, SspV2, whole genome shotgun sequence genomic window:
- the LOC121801466 gene encoding zinc finger CCCH domain-containing protein 17-like: protein MKTGDLNGGRMAGDAAPQPPSAEEEALKKSTDCVSFLASPLTCIKGHECEYRHSDFARLNPRDCWFWLNSNCLNPSCGFRHPPLGLLGTQLPTPSGSAQPLPHTAAMTPVLVMDTNSIQGVPCKFFQSGLCLKGDWCSFTHTPNSMRYKASAVPVRAVATEPSNLNKVDISVLGKKIPPPTNKSKPIKCPLDQQLAAGEVKPDVHSNELPKNKRMIETSCINELPDYNSHLASNENVVRVKQPYQMDDPGMIDDKNVGDDSREPSPGFDVLVDDEGRDSDFFLSEDQYGMSKEYEAQNNNDNNNLTEEDIFAEADNDRYRYIHGYEPQGYPRGQYGLEQNRASSERMSAGHNAMPYARGELDLRDCLTRKKQHHGLRSVICHEQVRDNLANDHSHEDWRRHERYAPAPWHEGSLSNRLQGRIRLPQRSSYPADWEIIRRADNGRFSSANGWKNHKGPHFRRVKNHKESHYATDQQQPGKRKYDALEGNGSTVSFEGPKPLEEILKWTKGERTVNIRNSSEGENGTPK from the exons ATGAAAACTGGTGACCTTAATGGTGGGAGAATGGCGGGAGACGCCGCACCTCAACCTCCTTCTGCCGAAGAAGAAGCGCTCAAGAAGAGCACCGATTGTGTTTCCTTTCTCGCTTCTCCTTTAACATGCATAAAG GGACATGAGTGTGAGTACCGACATAGTGACTTCGCTAGGCTAAATCCAAGGGACTGTTGGTTCTGGTTAAATAGTAACTGCTTGAATCCTAGCTGCGGATTTCGACATCCG CCACTTGGTTTACTTGGAACACAACTACCAACACCCTCAGGGTCTGCTCAACCTCTACCCCATACAGCCGCTATGACTCCAGTGCTGGTCATGGATACAAATAGCATACAAGGGGTGCCCTGTAAATTTTTCCAAAGTGGGTTATGTCTGAAAGGTGACTGGTGTTCTTTTACTCACACACCGAATTCCATGAGATATAAAGCATCAGCGGTGCCTGTAAGAGCAGTTGCGACTGAACCTTCAAATCTCAATAAGGTTGACATCTCAGTGCTGGGAAAGAAGATTCCTCCACCAACAAATAAGAGCAAACCTATCAAGTGTCCTCTAGATCAACAACTCGCAGCAGGCGAAGTGAAACCTGACGTCCATAGTAATGAACTTCCTAAAAACAAGAGGATGATTGAAACATCGTGCATCAATGAGCTTCCTGACTATAATAGCCATCTTGCTTCTAATGAAAACGTGGTCCGTGTTAAACAGCCTTATCAAATGGATGACCCTGGGATGATCGATGACAAGAATGTAGGAGATGACTCAAGGGAACCCTCACCTGGTTTTGATGTTCTTGTTGACGACGAGGGGAGAGATTCTGATTTTTTTCTAAGTGAAGACCAATATGGGATGTCAAAGGAATATGAGGCACAGAACAATAATGATAACAATAATTTGACTGAAGAAGATATATTTGCTGAAGCTGATAATGATAGGTACAGGTATATACATGGCTATGAGCCACAAGGGTACCCCAGGGGTCAATATGGTTTGGAGCAGAACAGAGCTTCATCTGAAAGGATGTCAGCAGGTCACAATGCGATGCCTTATGCTAGGGGTGAATTAGATCTACGAGATTGTTTGACAAGGAAGAAGCAGCATCATGGTTTGAGGTCTGTAATTTGTCATGAGCAGGTTCGTGACAATCTTGCTAATGATCATAGCCATGAAGATTGGCGGAGGCATGAAAGATATGCTCCTGCTCCCTGGCATGAGGGTTCTCTTAGCAATCGCCTTCAAGGAAGAATAAGGCTTCCACAAAGATCATCATATCCAGCTGATTGGGAAATTATTAGGCGAGCTGACAATGGTAGATTTTCTTCTGCCAACGGATGGAAGAATCATAAAGGCCCGCACTTTAGAAGGGTTAAGAATCATAAAGAATCGCATTACGCTACGGATCAACAGCAACCTGGTAAGAGAAAATATGACGCCCTTGAAGGAAATGGGAGCACTGTTTCGTTTGAAGGGCCAAAGCCTCTAGAGGAGATTCTGAAATGGACGAAAGGCGAAAGAACTGTCAACATCAGGAATTCTTCCGAGGGTGAAAATGGTACTCCTAAGTAG